In Paenibacillus sonchi, the genomic stretch TTCGTCAAGTTCTCCAGATACCCACAGCCAGGGATTATGTCCCTGGGATTGCGCAAAAATCAGCTTGCGGTCTGCGGTGGTCAGCCGGATCGCTTCGGGATATTCGGTAATCCGGTGGATCAGATTATACCGTACTTCCTCCTGCTTGAACGCCTCACTTTGCAGCACCATATCCCCTGTCTCAAAGCTCACAAACATCACGGTTCCCCCTTAATTTTCCTGTTCCTCTCAATCATAGACCCCCCTTCTGCAAAAATAAATAGCCCGCCGCCAATGGATTTCCGGCAGCAGGCTGTTCCTGTCTGTGTTCATACGGGGGAGGGATTTATGCATCGTTCCCCGCCCCCGCTCCCTTTTTCATTTTTTCTTTTTACCCTTGGCGCCTTTTCCGGTCTGTGCCTGCAGCCCGCCATCGTAGGTATAGAGGATATGATCTTCAAGCTGCTTCCCTTTGAGCATCTTCCGCACCAGTTTTTTACCTGCCTTGGGCGTCATCTCCCTATACCAGACGCCTTCCGGATAAGCGATCACAATACAGGCATCCGAGCATCTCCCGTTGCATTCGGTCACGGTGGTATGTATTTTGCTTGCAGCCCCTTGCTTCTCAATCTCATCCTCAATGGCTTCCGCCACTTCTTCGCCTGCATTCTTCCTGCAGCTGCTGCCGCCGCAGATCAGCAGATGGCTGAGCGTGCCTTGCAAATTCCAGGTCGTCATGACTGCCGCGCCCCCTTCTGAACACTTATACCCCGTTTACGGATCATTCTAAACTCTAGTGATTCCTTGGGGGACCGTCAAGTCGCGTGGTTTGGGGTTCCGCCTTAAATCCTCCTCCCGGAATGTTGGTTATCCGTCTCAGGGATGGGGATAATACCGTTAACCCGCCAGATCTGCAAGGGCTTATCCTTGATTATCAGAAAGAAGAAGGAGAACAACACCCATGAAAATCCTTTTGATTTACGCTATGCTTATCATCCTGGGCTTATCCATGGTGATTTCGGTAGATTGGTTAACCGGAACCCCATTCTCCCAGTCATTCAACTTCCTCACCAAAATCTTTATTACTACAACCTTCCAGGAACTGGTGGTGATTATTATATTTCTTGTTCTTCCGGTGATCCAAGTAGCCGTGGAGGCTGGCAAAAAGAAGAAGAAGCACAGCCACTAAGGCTGCCTGTACCAGCCAAACCGCTTTCGGATGAGGTGGACAAGAAACAGCAGAATCGGTACAACCGCACAAAGGACAGAGAGGAAGTACTTCAAAAACACTTTCCCCTCATTTAAATGGCTGGTGTAATTCTCCGCACTGATAAACGAGGTGAACAATACAATGACTCCTACAGGCACAACCAGCCTTCGGTAATCTTTAACCTTGAACAGATCCGCTGTGATCACTGTCGCCGCAAAACAATAAATGGACATTTTAAAGAACACCCCGATAATCAGGGTCAGAATCACAAGCGCATCCAGACGCTGGATAAAATCAGCAACGTTCACCAGCGTTATTGTTGTATAAATAGGAAAAGCTGCTCTGCTGTAAATGTCCATTCCGAGAACGGAGATTTCAATCGCATGGGTGAAGCAGAGCAGAAATCCGCTTAGAATAATCGCGGTGATGCCCATTTTTCCCGATATTCCGGATTTCTTTAAATAAGGTAGAACCGTTGTGAAGCATACCAGTTCGCCAAAGGGGAATATCCAGATGTTCGGATACGCGGAAGTCAAGGCATCCATCCAATCCTTGTAGTGCAAGGGGAACAGATTCTTAAAATCAACCAGGCCCGCCATAATCACCACTCCATTGCACACCAGGCCCATGATCATCATCATCCAAAAGTAAATCTCTGCGGTTCTGGCAAACACCTCAATTCCCTTGTTCAGAATATACATAACAGCAATGACCATAATCGAATTAATGATCAGGATCGGCGTTCTATCGTAGGAGGCCGAGATCAGGAGATCTCCCGCCTCCCGCAAATTTCTGGAGCCGTTGAACATCAGCACCGGAATATACAGCAGGCTTAGCGGCCAGCCGATATATTTGCCAAGTATTTTCCGGGTATAGCCGCTGATGATCAAATTCGGAAATTGGCGGTAGAGATCATTGTAGATCAGATACAGCAGAACCCCACCGGGCAGGGCCATCAGAATCGACAGCCATACCGCATGGCCGCTCTCCAGTCCAATGGGAATCACTATAGCGGTTCCCATTTCAAACAGCACAATCATAGCAAATATTTGACTGGGGCCGATGACCTCTTTTTTCATATCGCAGTCTCCCTGTCCTATTCAATCAGAATCGGTTATTCTGGAGCCTTCAGCGGTGTCACCCGCATCCCCGTCGCCCGGATATAAGCATGAACCTGAAGCTCCAGCGTGCCTTTGGCAAAAATTTGATTCCAATCCTTCTCAACCTTTTTCCATTCAGCCGGATTCAC encodes the following:
- a CDS encoding (2Fe-2S) ferredoxin domain-containing protein; the encoded protein is MTTWNLQGTLSHLLICGGSSCRKNAGEEVAEAIEDEIEKQGAASKIHTTVTECNGRCSDACIVIAYPEGVWYREMTPKAGKKLVRKMLKGKQLEDHILYTYDGGLQAQTGKGAKGKKKK
- a CDS encoding GerAB/ArcD/ProY family transporter produces the protein MKKEVIGPSQIFAMIVLFEMGTAIVIPIGLESGHAVWLSILMALPGGVLLYLIYNDLYRQFPNLIISGYTRKILGKYIGWPLSLLYIPVLMFNGSRNLREAGDLLISASYDRTPILIINSIMVIAVMYILNKGIEVFARTAEIYFWMMMIMGLVCNGVVIMAGLVDFKNLFPLHYKDWMDALTSAYPNIWIFPFGELVCFTTVLPYLKKSGISGKMGITAIILSGFLLCFTHAIEISVLGMDIYSRAAFPIYTTITLVNVADFIQRLDALVILTLIIGVFFKMSIYCFAATVITADLFKVKDYRRLVVPVGVIVLFTSFISAENYTSHLNEGKVFLKYFLSVLCAVVPILLFLVHLIRKRFGWYRQP